The following proteins are encoded in a genomic region of uncultured Methanobrevibacter sp.:
- a CDS encoding 50S ribosomal protein L30e, with the protein MMDVDRGIRVAVDTGDVTLGSEKSIQSLKLGKGQLAVVAGNAPKEILEDVEYYANLSEIPFIVYDGSSVDLGSVCGKPFTVATLIVNDPGDSTILDDLR; encoded by the coding sequence ATGATGGACGTAGATAGAGGAATCAGGGTTGCTGTTGACACTGGTGATGTAACATTAGGCTCTGAAAAATCAATTCAATCTTTAAAATTAGGAAAAGGACAACTTGCAGTTGTTGCTGGAAACGCTCCTAAAGAAATTCTTGAAGATGTTGAATATTATGCAAATCTCTCTGAAATTCCATTCATTGTATATGATGGAAGTAGTGTAGATTTGGGTTCTGTTTGTGGTAAACCATTTACTGTTGCTACATTAATCGTAAACGATCCAGGAGATTCTACAATATTAGACGATTTGAGGTAG
- a CDS encoding NusA-like transcription termination signal-binding factor, which yields MSIKFSANEIRFIALFENMTGAMVKDCIIDDEQGKVTFVVKNGDMGLAIGKGGSSVSKVQRAVDKGIEIVELDEDPIQFIKNCLSPAKLQSVKISQKQSGEKIAIVTADNTNKRIAIGKNGINIERAKLLVNRQHNIDNIILK from the coding sequence GTGTCTATTAAATTTAGTGCAAATGAAATCAGATTCATAGCTCTTTTCGAAAATATGACTGGAGCAATGGTAAAAGATTGCATTATCGATGATGAACAAGGAAAAGTCACTTTTGTTGTTAAAAACGGTGACATGGGACTTGCTATAGGTAAAGGCGGAAGTTCCGTTTCAAAAGTTCAAAGAGCAGTTGATAAAGGTATTGAAATTGTAGAGTTAGATGAAGACCCAATACAATTTATTAAGAATTGTTTATCTCCTGCAAAGCTACAATCTGTTAAAATTAGTCAAAAACAATCAGGCGAAAAAATAGCTATTGTTACAGCAGATAATACCAACAAACGTATTGCTATCGGTAAAAATGGAATCAATATTGAAAGAGCTAAATTATTAGTAAATAGACAGCATAATATTGATAATATTATTTTAAAATAG
- a CDS encoding MFS transporter, with amino-acid sequence MASISISIPLSKIISQKGVKKFTGVATVGLIIGLLISTFAVHTNMFLLSRIIQGCSCTILYFSVYMMIVLEMPEEKTGRALGIVGSSGYIGMTIAPSIAGFISYYHSWRGAFVFIVPLLIFQLFLIHRIEGEWMRKKGLSML; translated from the coding sequence ATGGCTTCAATTTCAATCAGTATCCCTCTCAGTAAGATTATAAGTCAGAAAGGGGTTAAGAAATTTACAGGAGTTGCCACTGTTGGACTGATAATTGGTCTTTTGATATCCACCTTTGCAGTCCATACTAACATGTTTCTGTTATCAAGGATTATTCAGGGGTGCAGCTGTACGATTCTCTATTTCAGTGTATACATGATGATTGTTTTGGAAATGCCTGAAGAAAAAACCGGAAGGGCGTTGGGAATTGTCGGATCATCAGGATATATTGGTATGACAATTGCACCGTCAATTGCAGGTTTTATTTCCTATTATCACTCCTGGAGAGGGGCGTTTGTGTTCATCGTTCCGCTTCTGATTTTCCAATTGTTTTTAATTCACAGGATTGAAGGTGAATGGATGCGGAAAAAAGGCCTATCGATGCTGTAG
- a CDS encoding MFS transporter, whose product MDAEKRPIDAVGSLLYVGVIIFLVYGLSTIVQSGAIYLVVFGVVLIAYVLYERNRQYPIYNLKLLRSFKYVIGNYSSMVGYFVTFIAAYILSLHLQLVMGVDSRTTGLLLLITPILMVFVSPFAGKLADKHDPRVISAIAMIVINISMVIFLFLKDLPLYWIVIGIALQGIGHGLFSSPNNRFVLTSVGVEDLPDASSFLASIKEIGKLLCTSIFNVICVMYVGNMEVHNNISGLVQSSRMMMILCVALSLSAIVLLFASRLFFERDENLEVLKLIRRYLPKRIVKWYEEA is encoded by the coding sequence ATGGATGCGGAAAAAAGGCCTATCGATGCTGTAGGTTCACTTCTTTATGTGGGAGTAATCATATTTTTAGTCTATGGACTTTCAACTATAGTACAGAGTGGAGCAATTTATCTGGTCGTATTTGGAGTTGTACTGATTGCATATGTTCTATATGAGCGCAACAGACAATACCCTATATATAATCTGAAACTTTTAAGAAGTTTTAAATATGTAATTGGTAACTACTCTTCAATGGTGGGATATTTTGTCACTTTCATTGCTGCCTATATTTTAAGCCTGCACCTGCAGCTTGTAATGGGTGTTGATTCAAGAACTACCGGATTGTTGCTGTTGATTACGCCTATCTTAATGGTTTTCGTATCTCCTTTTGCAGGTAAATTGGCTGACAAGCATGATCCTCGTGTAATTTCTGCAATTGCAATGATTGTAATCAACATTTCAATGGTCATTTTTTTATTCCTGAAGGACCTTCCTCTATACTGGATTGTTATAGGCATTGCACTTCAGGGTATCGGTCATGGGCTCTTTTCATCACCTAACAATCGTTTTGTTCTGACTTCAGTAGGTGTTGAGGACTTGCCTGATGCATCTTCATTTCTAGCATCAATCAAGGAAATCGGAAAACTTCTGTGTACTTCAATATTTAATGTCATCTGTGTAATGTATGTTGGAAATATGGAAGTCCACAATAATATTTCCGGCTTGGTACAGTCATCTAGAATGATGATGATTTTGTGTGTGGCCCTGTCCCTGTCTGCTATAGTGTTATTGTTTGCAAGCAGATTATTCTTCGAAAGGGATGAAAATCTTGAAGTCCTTAAACTTATCCGAAGATATCTTCCTAAAAGGATTGTTAAATGGTATGAGGAGGCATAA
- a CDS encoding 30S ribosomal protein S12 — protein MPGLFAAKKLKKNRQNFKWKDVDYKRRALRLDVKADPLEGAPQARGIVIEKVGIEAKQPNSAIRKCVRVQLIKNGKQLTAFAPGDGAIGFIDEHDEVMIEGIGGPSGRSMGDIPGVRWKVSKVNNVALSEMVSGKIEKPVR, from the coding sequence ATGCCAGGACTTTTTGCTGCAAAAAAACTTAAAAAGAATAGACAAAATTTTAAGTGGAAAGATGTAGATTACAAAAGAAGAGCTTTAAGATTAGATGTTAAAGCAGATCCTTTAGAAGGAGCTCCTCAAGCAAGAGGTATTGTAATCGAAAAAGTAGGGATAGAAGCAAAACAACCTAACTCTGCTATTCGTAAATGTGTACGTGTTCAATTAATCAAAAACGGTAAACAATTAACTGCTTTCGCACCAGGTGACGGAGCTATTGGATTTATCGATGAACACGATGAAGTAATGATTGAAGGAATCGGTGGACCATCCGGAAGATCCATGGGTGATATTCCTGGAGTCCGTTGGAAAGTTTCCAAAGTAAATAACGTAGCTTTATCAGAAATGGTAAGTGGAAAAATAGAAAAACCTGTAAGATAA